One part of the Lotus japonicus ecotype B-129 chromosome 2, LjGifu_v1.2 genome encodes these proteins:
- the LOC130741098 gene encoding AT-hook motif nuclear-localized protein 1 isoform X1 produces the protein MLTPHLITINSGEDVFREIMVFSQQTPRDICILSAVGHISTVTLNQPGSSARTVTHEGQFRILSLSGHFCPHESGGETLGRSGNMSIVFASPDGRVAGGTLAGMLVAATPVQVIVGSFVPYEIRSRPTAAVPVSAIPMSNLR, from the exons ATGCTTACTCCACATCTCATCACCATCAATTCTGGAGAG GATGTTTTTAGGGAGATAATGGTATTCTCTCAGCAAACTCCGCGAGATATATGCATTCTCTCTGCAGTGGGACACATATCAACTGTCACCCTTAACCAGCCTGGTTCTTCTGCTAGGACAGTAACCCATGAG GGACAGTTTAGGATTCTATCATTATCAGGCCATTTCTGTCCACATGAAAGTGGTGGGGAAACACTTGGCCGTTCTGGCAACATGAGCATTGTTTTTGCAAGTCCAGATGGACGTGTTGCAGGTGGTACATTAGCTGGTATGTTGGTGGCTGCAACTCCCGTGCAG GTGATTGTAGGCAGTTTTGTGCCATATGAGATAAGATCAAGACCAACTGCAGCTGTTCCTGTGTCTGCTATTCCAATGTCTAATCTCCGTTGA
- the LOC130741099 gene encoding protein cornichon homolog 4-like produces the protein MADLFIWLISFFLLIALLVLVTYQLMCLADLEFDYINPYDFSSQINTVVLPEYIIQGFLSCFYLITGHWVMSLFCVPYLCYNVRMYIQRKHLVDVTEIFNQLSWEKKQRLVKLFYIVITLFLSVIWMIYTSMDDHDD, from the exons ATGGCTGATCTATTCATCTGGctcatctccttcttccttctcATTGCCTTACTCGTCCTCGTCACCTACCAG CTAATGTGCCTGGCAGACCTGGAATTTGATTATATTAATCCTTATGACTTCTCATCTCAAATAAATACCGTGGTCTTGCCTGAATATATTATACAAGGTTTCCTCAGCTGCTTCTACCTTATTACTGGGCATTGGGTCATGTCATTGTTCTGTGTTCCATATCTCTGCTACAACGTTCGAAT GTATATACAAAGAAAGCATTTGGTTGATGTTACTGAGATATTTAACCAGCTCTCTTGGGAGAAGAAGCAACGGCTTGTGAAGCTCTTCTATATTGTTATCACCCTTTTCCTCTCTGTAATTTG GATGATCTATACATCAATGGATGACCATGATGATTAA
- the LOC130741097 gene encoding uncharacterized protein At4g22758 isoform X1: MSRRPRSPVITSRRSNKPPHPSPSPRRRTKSKSKPVNILKRCSSAPLLPQGDDIDFDADDMGNLSMRRGETLFRPQTFSDAFLSSPSLFASSPKICTNQIKEYDKEAKVVVNVTVEGSSGPVRILVKLGSTVEDTIRRVVDKYREEGRSPEIDPNVASSFQLHCSYFSVQSLDKSELIGDVSSRSFYLQKSNAAASTSQSELVTRNPASPPFATPPMLLQSLIARKISKIIRRARRLWKISVCEQ; encoded by the exons ATGTCGCGAAGGCCAAGATCGCCGGTGATCACGTCCCGGAGGAGTAATAAACCGCCGCATCCGTCACCGTCACCCCGTCGTAGGACGAAGAGTAAGTCAAAGCCTGTCAATATCTTGAAGCGTTGCTCATCAGCGCCTCTGCTTCCACAGGGGGATGATATTGATTTCGATGCTGATGATATGGGTAACCTTTCAATGAGGAGAGGAGAGACGCTTTTCCGTCCTCAAACGTTTTCAGATGCTTTTCTAtcttccccttctctctttGCTTCCTCTCCAAAGATTTGCACTAACCAG ATAAAGGAGTACGACAAGGAAGCTAAGGTGGTGGTTAATGTTACAGTTGAAGGAAGTTCAGGACCAGTCCGAATCTTGGTAAAGTTGGGGTCAACAGTGGAAGACACAATAAGGCGTGTGGTGGATAAATacagagaagaaggaagaagcccCGAGATCGATCCTAACGTGGCATCTTCATTCCAATTGCACTGCTCCTATTTCAGTGTTCAAA GTTTAGATAAATCAGAATTAATTGGGGATGTAAGTAGTAGAAGCTTTTATCTGCAGAAGAGTAATGCTGCTGCATCAACTTCTCAATCGGAATTAGTCACACGTAACCCTGCTTCGCCGCCCTTTGCAACTCCTCCAATGTTACTCCAGTCTTTGATTGCCCGAAAGATTAGCAAAATTATCAGAAGAGCTCGCAGGCTATGGAAGATTTCCGTTTGTGAACAATGA
- the LOC130741096 gene encoding uncharacterized protein LOC130741096, translating into MLLHWRPDGNEEEQEHVIKQTQEEFPISITSHTHNSVSASSLLAMAATAPSADSASADELTVKAVQKRYDGLVTVRTKAVKGKGAWYWAHLEPMLVHNADTGLPKAVKLKCSLCDAVFSASNPSRTASEHLKRGTCPNFHSAAKPISSVSPGGATVSSPPSPANHSQRKRTCSAGPTSSYHVPPLVDPCLELAYAPASLLPPQQQPHLMLSGGKDDLGALAMLEDSVKKLKSPKTSPGTSLSKIQVDTAFDYLADWVYESYGSVSFSGLEHPKFRAFLNQVGLPPVSRRDFTGSRLDTRFEEAKADSEARIRDAMFFQIASDGWKQRNHGEEKLVNMTVNLPNGTILYRRAVFVPGSAPSNYAEDVLWETITGICGNVLQQCVGIVADKFNAKALRNLENQNHWMVNLSCQYQGFISLIKDFTKEIPLFTTVSESCFKLANFINYKSQLVRNSFHKYQMQEHGHAWLIRMHSFEDFNFGSVYTMMEDILSSARALEHVLLDEPFKIASIKDASAREVGDIIRDVGFWNDLEAAHSLIKLVKDMVCEIETERPLVGQCLPLWDELRAKVKIWCSKFQFSEALLEKVIEKRFRKNYHPAWAAAYILDPLYLVRDTSGKYLPPYKFLAPEQEKDVDKLITRLVSRDEAHVVLMELMKWRTQGLDPVYARAVQMKERDPVTGKMRIVNPQSSRLVWETYLTEFRSLGRVAVRLIFLHATSRGFKCNWPLRLGHSRVALERAQKLIFIAAHSKLERRDFSSDEDKDAELFALVNGEDDVLNEVFLDTSSV; encoded by the coding sequence ATGCTTCTTCATTGGAGGCCAGACGGCAAcgaagaagaacaagaacatgTAATCAAACAAACACAAGAAGAGTTTCCAATTTCCATCACCAGTCACACTCATAACTCTGTTTCTGCTTCTTCTCTACTTGCAATGGCGGCTACTGCACCTTCTGCTGACTCAGCTTCAGCCGATGAACTCACTGTAAAAGCTGTACAGAAGCGCTACGATGGTTTGGTCACGGTTCGAACCAAAGCTGTGAAGGGTAAAGGGGCTTGGTACTGGGCGCACCTTGAACCCATGCTGGTTCACAACGCCGATACAGGGCTACCCAAAGCGGTGAAGCTCAAGTGCTCTCTCTGCGACGCCGTATTCTCCGCTTCCAACCCCTCTCGCACCGCCTCTGAGCATCTTAAGCGCGGAACCTGCCCCAATTTCCACTCCGCAGCCAAACCCATATCCTCTGTATCTCCTGGCGGCGCTACTGTCTCGTCGCCTCCTTCTCCGGCGAACCACAGTCAGCGGAAGAGAACCTGCTCTGCGGGCCCTACCTCATCGTACCACGTCCCGCCGCTGGTGGATCCGTGCTTGGAGCTCGCGTACGCGCCGGCGAGTTTGCTTCCTCCGCAGCAGCAACCGCATTTGATGCTGTCCGGTGGGAAGGACGATTTGGGAGCTCTGGCGATGTTGGAAGACagtgtgaagaagctgaagagtcCTAAAACTTCTCCGGGGACATCTCTGAGCAAAATCCAAGTCGACACCGCGTTTGATTATCTCGCTGACTGGGTTTACGAGTCTTACGGCTCGGTTTCTTTCTCCGGTTTGGAGCACCCTAAGTTCAGAGCATTCCTGAACCAGGTTGGTTTGCCGCCGGTGTCTCGCCGAGACTTCACCGGTTCCAGATTGGATACCAGGTTCGAGGAAGCCAAGGCAGATTCAGAAGCTCGAATCAGAGACGCCATGTTCTTCCAAATAGCCTCTGATGGCTGGAAACAGAGGAATCACGGTGAAGAAAAGCTGGTTAACATGACTGTGAATCTCCCTAATGGAACCATTTTGTACAGAAGAGCAGTGTTTGTTCCTGGTTCTGCTCCTTCCAATTATGCAGAAGATGTTTTGTGGGAGACAATCACTGGCATTTGCGGGAATGTCCTGCAACAATGTGTTGGGATAGTTGCAGACAAGTTCAATGCTAAGGCTTTGAGAAACTTGGAGAATCAGAATCATTGGATGGTTAATCTCTCTTGCCAGTACCAAGGCTTCATTAGTTTAATCAAGGACTTCACCAAAGAAATCCCCTTGTTCACCACCGTGTCTGAGAGTTGTTTTAAGCTCGCGAATTTCATCAATTACAAATCTCAACTAGTTCGGAATAGTTTTCACAAGTATCAAATGCAAGAGCACGGGCACGCGTGGCTAATCAGAATGCACTCTTTTGAGGACTTCAACTTTGGTTCTGTGTATACAATGATGGAGGACATTTTGAGCTCAGCTCGTGCTTTAGAGCATGTTCTGCTTGATGAACCGTTCAAGATTGCTTCGATTAAAGACGCGAGCGCGAGAGAAGTTGGGGATATAATTCGAGACGTGGGGTTCTGGAATGATCTTGAAGCAGCCCACTCGTTGATTAAACTGGTGAAGGACATGGTTTGTGAGATTGAGACAGAAAGGCCACTTGTTGGACAATGTCTTCCCTTGTGGGATGAATTGAGAGCAAAAGTGAAGATTTGGTGCTCCAAATTTCAATTTTCAGAAGCATTGTTGGAGAAAGTTATTGAGAAACGGTTCAGGAAAAACTACCACCCTGCATGGGCTGCTGCATACATTCTTGACCCACTTTATCTGGTGAGGGACACCAGCGGCAAGTACCTTCCGCCatacaagtttttggcgccggaGCAGGAGAAGGACGTGGACAAGCTCATAACGAGGCTTGTCTCACGAGATGAGGCGCACGTTGTGTTAATGGAGCTCATGAAATGGAGAACACAAGGGCTTGATCCTGTGTACGCGCGAGCCGTGCAGATGAAGGAGAGAGATCCTGTAACTGGAAAGATGAGGATTGTGAATCCACAAAGCAGTAGGCTTGTTTGGGAGACTTATTTAACAGAATTCAGGTCCTTAGGGAGGGTTGCAGTGAGGTTAATATTCCTACATGCAACCTCGCGTGGCTTCAAATGCAATTGGCCTTTGCGGTTAGGACACTCCAGGGTAGCACTGGAGAGGGCGCAGAAGTTGATATTTATCGCAGCTCATTCGAAATTGGAAAGGAGGGATTTTTCCAGTGACGAAGATAAGGATGCAGAGCTGTTTGCCTTGGTCAATGGTGAGGATGATGTGTTGAATGAGGTCTTTTTGGATACATCCTCAGTGTAA
- the LOC130741097 gene encoding uncharacterized protein At4g22758 isoform X2, with translation MSRRPRSPVITSRRSNKPPHPSPSPRRRTKSKSKPVNILKRCSSAPLLPQGDDIDFDADDMGNLSMRRGETLFRPQTFSDAFLSSPSLFASSPKICTNQIKEYDKEAKVVVNVTVEGSSGPVRILVKLGSTVEDTIRRVVDKYREEGRSPEIDPNVASSFQLHCSYFSVQKE, from the exons ATGTCGCGAAGGCCAAGATCGCCGGTGATCACGTCCCGGAGGAGTAATAAACCGCCGCATCCGTCACCGTCACCCCGTCGTAGGACGAAGAGTAAGTCAAAGCCTGTCAATATCTTGAAGCGTTGCTCATCAGCGCCTCTGCTTCCACAGGGGGATGATATTGATTTCGATGCTGATGATATGGGTAACCTTTCAATGAGGAGAGGAGAGACGCTTTTCCGTCCTCAAACGTTTTCAGATGCTTTTCTAtcttccccttctctctttGCTTCCTCTCCAAAGATTTGCACTAACCAG ATAAAGGAGTACGACAAGGAAGCTAAGGTGGTGGTTAATGTTACAGTTGAAGGAAGTTCAGGACCAGTCCGAATCTTGGTAAAGTTGGGGTCAACAGTGGAAGACACAATAAGGCGTGTGGTGGATAAATacagagaagaaggaagaagcccCGAGATCGATCCTAACGTGGCATCTTCATTCCAATTGCACTGCTCCTATTTCAGTGTTCAAA AAGAGTAA
- the LOC130735877 gene encoding uncharacterized protein LOC130735877, translating to MGGSASNSRNPAMKATSNDSLQPTKVLVNVTVENSLGAIQVLMSPENTAADLIKAALEVYDREKRRPLLKESDPNRYDLHYSPYTLQGLKQCEKLKNLGSRNFFLCSKCLAVDSAFPYPPIQGRGA from the exons ATGGGTGGTTCCGCTTCCAATTCTCGGAATCCAGCCATGAAAGCCACTTCTAATGACTCTCTTCAGCCAACGAAGGTTCTAGTGAACGTGACCGTCGAGAACAGCTTGGGCGCCATACAGGTCCTGATGTCGCCGGAAAACACCGCCGCTGATTTGATAAAGGCGGCATTGGAAGTTTATGACAGGGAGAAAAGAAGGCCCCTCTTGAAGGAATCAGATCCAAATCGCTATGACCTTCACTACTCCCCTTACACTCTccaag GTTTGAAGCAATGTGAGAAGTTGAAGAATCTGGGGTCAAGGAATTTCTTTCTCTGCTCCAAGTGTCTCGCAGTTGATTCTGCATTTCCATATCCACCTATTCAGGGTCGTGGTGCGTGA